Proteins co-encoded in one Marinomonas sp. IMCC 4694 genomic window:
- the pseF gene encoding pseudaminic acid cytidylyltransferase, translating to MTRVAVIPARGGSQRIPKKNIRLLDGKPLIAYSIETALASGLFDRVIVSTDDTNIAAVAQAFGAETPFLRPADLSDHMTGTTPVMQHALQYLIHEGNEPDEACLIYATCPLLTPADLQQGQAQLAHIEGFCFSATTFGFPIQRALHITATGELAPMFPEHIQSRSQDLVEALHDAGQFYWARTQDWFDKAIFGPHSLPLMLPRHRIQDLDTEEDWLRLTQIMLLKKASKLNLS from the coding sequence ATGACTCGTGTAGCCGTGATTCCAGCCCGTGGTGGCTCCCAACGCATTCCCAAAAAAAATATTCGTTTACTCGATGGTAAACCGCTGATTGCGTATTCCATCGAAACCGCGCTGGCGTCAGGCTTGTTTGATCGGGTGATTGTGTCTACTGACGATACCAATATTGCCGCGGTTGCCCAAGCGTTCGGCGCCGAAACGCCTTTTTTACGGCCAGCGGATTTATCCGATCACATGACCGGCACCACGCCCGTGATGCAGCATGCCTTGCAGTATTTGATCCACGAAGGGAACGAACCAGACGAAGCCTGTTTGATTTATGCGACGTGCCCCCTGTTAACGCCTGCCGATTTACAGCAAGGCCAAGCACAACTGGCTCACATTGAAGGCTTTTGCTTTTCAGCTACTACTTTTGGGTTTCCTATTCAGCGCGCCTTGCATATAACCGCCACAGGCGAACTGGCGCCCATGTTTCCTGAACATATCCAATCAAGATCGCAAGATTTGGTGGAAGCGCTACATGATGCAGGCCAGTTTTATTGGGCACGCACGCAAGACTGGTTCGATAAGGCGATTTTTGGGCCGCACTCCTTGCCTTTGATGTTACCAAGACACCGCATTCAAGACTTGGACACAGAAGAAGACTGGCTGCGACTTACGCAAATTATGCTGTTAAAAAAAGCATCGAAGTTGAACCTGTCATGA
- a CDS encoding DNA-3-methyladenine glycosylase I — translation METIRCAWCLGSPEYMDYHDHEWGRPIYDDHSLFECIVLESAQAGLSWITILRKREGYRALFHNFDPVKVAAMNENDVARLLVDERIVRHRAKIEATINNAKAFLDIVDAFGSFSDYYWAFSDHQIINNPLKHHTDGPAVTELSTRFAKDLKKRGFKFLGPTTCYAFMQATGMVNDHIEACVARQLTIKAQQGNS, via the coding sequence ATGGAAACAATACGTTGCGCTTGGTGTTTGGGATCGCCTGAATACATGGATTACCATGATCACGAATGGGGACGACCCATTTACGACGACCACTCTTTATTTGAATGCATTGTACTCGAAAGCGCCCAAGCCGGCCTCAGTTGGATCACTATTTTACGCAAACGTGAGGGCTACCGAGCACTTTTTCATAATTTCGACCCGGTTAAAGTCGCCGCTATGAACGAAAACGACGTGGCACGCTTATTAGTCGATGAGCGTATTGTTCGCCATCGCGCCAAGATAGAAGCGACCATTAACAACGCCAAAGCGTTTTTAGACATTGTCGACGCCTTCGGCTCTTTTAGCGACTATTACTGGGCGTTTAGTGATCATCAAATCATAAACAATCCTCTGAAGCATCATACTGATGGCCCTGCGGTGACTGAGCTGTCTACACGATTCGCTAAGGACTTAAAAAAACGCGGCTTCAAATTTCTTGGCCCAACCACCTGCTATGCTTTTATGCAAGCCACTGGCATGGTCAATGATCACATTGAGGCCTGCGTGGCGCGACAACTTACAATAAAAGCACAACAAGGGAATAGTTGA
- a CDS encoding amino acid aminotransferase has translation MFKHLNAVSGDPLLALIMAHKLDPNPKKIDLGVGVYKDDNGHTPILNTVKKAEAILLEQEDSKSYLGIFGAAEFEAVIKDLLLGENNPLMASGRVRSTQTPGGTGALKVAADFISANLAGARLWVSDPTWGNHKSIFDSAGVEVKDYPYYDPATNGLRFDDMMATLKAEVKAGDVLLLHACCHNPTGIDLQFDHWKVLTDFVNERGLLPLVDAAYQGFGDGLDEDLAGLRHMAANVPDMLIANSFSKNFGIYRERCGGLSVMAANADEANAALSIIGQAIRANYSMPPAHGAAVVYTIMSSPELKAEWELEVTAMRDRINGLREKLVAKLAASGVSKDFSFIQDQRGMFSYSGLTLEQVRTLRSEYAIYIADTGRMSIAGVSDSNIDYLCESIARVVG, from the coding sequence ATGTTCAAGCATCTTAACGCTGTTTCTGGCGACCCTCTTTTAGCTCTTATCATGGCTCATAAACTCGATCCAAATCCAAAGAAAATCGATTTGGGTGTGGGTGTGTACAAAGACGATAACGGCCATACGCCGATTTTAAATACCGTCAAAAAAGCCGAAGCCATTTTGCTTGAACAAGAAGATTCCAAAAGCTATTTGGGTATTTTTGGTGCCGCCGAGTTTGAAGCCGTCATCAAAGATTTATTACTGGGCGAAAACAATCCGCTGATGGCCTCTGGCCGCGTTCGTTCGACCCAAACACCTGGCGGTACGGGCGCGTTGAAAGTTGCGGCGGATTTTATCAGCGCCAATTTGGCGGGTGCTCGTCTTTGGGTGAGTGATCCGACGTGGGGAAATCACAAATCCATCTTTGATTCTGCCGGCGTAGAAGTGAAAGATTACCCTTACTACGACCCAGCGACGAATGGCCTTCGCTTCGACGACATGATGGCGACCCTAAAAGCGGAAGTAAAAGCAGGCGATGTGTTGTTGTTGCACGCTTGCTGCCACAACCCAACGGGCATCGATTTGCAATTTGATCATTGGAAGGTGCTCACCGACTTTGTCAATGAGCGCGGCTTATTACCGCTAGTCGATGCGGCTTATCAAGGTTTTGGTGATGGCCTAGACGAAGATCTCGCCGGCTTACGCCACATGGCGGCAAATGTACCTGACATGCTGATTGCCAACTCTTTTTCAAAGAACTTTGGCATTTACCGTGAGCGTTGCGGTGGCTTAAGCGTGATGGCTGCAAACGCAGACGAAGCGAATGCCGCTCTGTCTATTATTGGTCAGGCGATTCGTGCCAACTACTCCATGCCACCCGCTCATGGTGCGGCGGTGGTGTACACCATTATGAGCAGCCCAGAACTCAAAGCAGAGTGGGAACTGGAAGTAACGGCCATGCGTGATCGTATCAACGGTTTGCGTGAAAAGCTGGTTGCGAAACTGGCCGCTTCTGGGGTGAGCAAAGATTTCAGCTTTATTCAAGATCAACGGGGCATGTTTTCGTATTCTGGCTTAACCCTAGAGCAAGTTCGTACCTTGCGCAGCGAATACGCGATTTACATCGCGGATACCGGCCGTATGAGCATTGCCGGTGTCAGTGACAGCAATATCGATTATTTGTGCGAGAGCATCGCCCGCGTTGTTGGCTAA
- the pseC gene encoding UDP-4-amino-4,6-dideoxy-N-acetyl-beta-L-altrosamine transaminase, with product MTHIKKHAELMNTAVINTDFIPYGRQSISKEDIAAVVKTLQSDFLTQGPCVAEFEQAVANKVGAQYAVAVNSATSALHLACLALGVTADDRVWTSPNTFIASANCARYCGASVDFVDIDPHTYNLCANKLADKLALAKLSNTLPNVVIPVHFAGQSCDMLAIHQLSQEYGFRIIEDASHGIGALYQGDYVGNSHLSDICVFSFHPVKIITSAEGGMALTNHEQLAKHMRTHAHQGITKSPDELTQTPGDWYYEQHTLGFNYRMTELQAALGLSQLAKLDDFIAQRHQQFALYAELLRDLPITLPYQSNDSRSSLHLYPILLPQSHISARKAVFDALRSANIGTQVHYIPVHTQPYFQALGFTWGDFPVAEDYYHRTLSLPLFVGLTPAQQYHVVAVLTHALAEQGIK from the coding sequence ATGACGCACATTAAGAAGCACGCTGAATTGATGAACACGGCTGTAATAAACACAGATTTCATCCCTTATGGCCGCCAATCCATCAGCAAAGAGGACATAGCAGCCGTCGTCAAAACGCTGCAATCTGACTTTCTCACGCAAGGCCCTTGTGTTGCAGAATTCGAGCAAGCCGTGGCCAACAAGGTCGGTGCCCAGTATGCCGTTGCAGTAAACAGTGCGACATCGGCGCTGCATTTGGCGTGTTTGGCATTGGGCGTAACAGCAGACGATCGAGTGTGGACGTCGCCTAATACCTTTATTGCGTCGGCCAATTGCGCTCGTTACTGTGGTGCGTCGGTCGATTTTGTCGACATTGATCCGCATACTTACAATTTATGCGCCAACAAGCTGGCGGACAAATTAGCGCTCGCCAAGCTCAGCAATACATTGCCTAACGTGGTGATTCCAGTGCATTTCGCGGGTCAATCTTGTGACATGTTGGCCATTCATCAGTTATCGCAAGAGTATGGCTTTCGCATCATCGAAGACGCATCCCATGGGATTGGCGCGCTCTACCAAGGCGATTATGTGGGCAACAGCCATCTCAGCGACATTTGTGTGTTTAGCTTTCATCCGGTGAAAATCATCACCTCAGCCGAAGGCGGCATGGCGCTGACCAACCACGAGCAACTGGCTAAACACATGCGCACGCACGCGCATCAAGGCATCACAAAATCCCCAGACGAATTGACCCAGACACCGGGCGACTGGTATTACGAACAGCACACATTGGGGTTCAATTACCGCATGACGGAGCTGCAAGCGGCGTTGGGGTTGTCTCAGTTGGCAAAATTGGACGACTTTATTGCCCAACGCCACCAGCAATTCGCTTTATACGCGGAGCTATTAAGGGATTTGCCAATCACCTTACCGTATCAATCCAACGACAGCCGGTCGTCGTTGCATTTGTATCCGATTTTGTTGCCACAATCGCATATATCGGCGCGCAAAGCAGTGTTTGATGCCTTACGATCAGCGAATATTGGCACGCAGGTTCACTACATACCAGTGCATACTCAGCCCTACTTTCAGGCGCTGGGCTTTACTTGGGGAGATTTCCCCGTGGCGGAAGACTATTACCATCGCACGCTGAGTTTGCCTCTGTTTGTTGGCTTAACCCCCGCACAGCAGTACCATGTGGTGGCGGTTTTAACACACGCGTTAGCTGAACAAGGCATCAAGTAA
- a CDS encoding PseG/SpsG family protein, with protein sequence MKALIRADASVELGMGHRVRCQALAHAFTQLGWHCHFVVDRRYEAFSASEDYLIDREEEGIALAKTADLMIVDHYGYSADAINALFEVQPALLVLDDMNDRGNFSAKWLLNPLNETYSTHVEHPLTGRQYALLRPEFLARSTQRQHCHASNQLLITLGGTDPLALTLPILQALKARGFPLNAIQVLLGAKANNAAAVKQFCDVNQIALEQGLSDVTPLMSRAKMAISAAGGTLFELAYFGVPTLFAQTADNQTRSLQQHVPLGWCDSVRFDSVGFDTVAPLEQAAQVACLVQRLEQKWHDKTWQQAARNIAQQCVDGRGAERVAKQVTHYFIHQQN encoded by the coding sequence GTGAAAGCGCTGATTCGCGCCGATGCGTCGGTCGAGCTCGGCATGGGACATAGGGTGCGTTGCCAAGCATTAGCGCATGCGTTTACGCAATTAGGCTGGCATTGTCACTTTGTTGTTGATCGTCGCTATGAGGCTTTTTCGGCGTCAGAGGATTACCTGATTGATCGAGAAGAAGAAGGTATCGCCTTGGCGAAAACCGCTGATTTGATGATAGTAGATCATTATGGATACAGTGCCGACGCGATTAACGCCTTGTTTGAGGTTCAGCCGGCTCTCTTAGTGCTGGACGATATGAATGACCGTGGCAACTTCTCCGCCAAATGGTTGCTCAATCCACTTAATGAAACCTATTCCACCCATGTTGAGCATCCATTAACCGGCCGTCAGTACGCCTTGCTGCGACCTGAATTTCTAGCGCGATCTACTCAGCGTCAACATTGTCATGCTTCAAACCAACTATTGATTACCCTTGGCGGAACCGACCCGCTGGCGTTAACCTTGCCTATTTTGCAGGCACTCAAAGCAAGAGGGTTTCCGCTCAATGCGATTCAAGTGTTGTTAGGCGCCAAGGCAAACAACGCCGCAGCGGTGAAACAGTTTTGCGATGTGAATCAGATCGCACTGGAACAAGGTTTATCCGATGTGACACCGCTCATGAGCCGAGCAAAAATGGCCATTTCGGCCGCGGGCGGTACTTTATTTGAGTTGGCGTATTTTGGTGTGCCGACTTTGTTTGCTCAAACTGCCGACAACCAAACGCGTTCGCTGCAACAGCACGTGCCCTTGGGCTGGTGTGACTCAGTACGATTTGACTCAGTAGGCTTTGACACTGTGGCGCCACTTGAGCAAGCCGCTCAGGTGGCGTGTCTAGTGCAAAGGTTGGAACAAAAATGGCACGATAAAACCTGGCAACAAGCCGCACGCAACATCGCGCAGCAATGCGTTGATGGTCGAGGAGCGGAGCGTGTCGCCAAACAGGTGACGCATTATTTTATCCATCAACAAAACTGA
- a CDS encoding NUDIX domain-containing protein, which produces MTFKPTYSKKDVEVLKDECLYKGFFEMRKLTLRHRQFNGGWSKPMQREMMVRNDAVCVLLFDPVANKILLIEQFRPAVIRSESPWLLEVVAGMVEEGESDEVVARREAFEEAGVTVKRLEYMFKFVPSPGGLMEYLRMYVAEFDANQVDLTQSYGLDNENEDIKLHLLDANDAVELLKYDIENASTIMALQWFALNKADLLARWGC; this is translated from the coding sequence ATGACCTTTAAACCAACCTATAGCAAAAAAGACGTGGAAGTTTTAAAAGACGAGTGTCTTTATAAAGGCTTTTTTGAAATGCGCAAACTGACTTTGCGTCATCGCCAGTTCAACGGCGGCTGGAGCAAACCCATGCAGCGGGAAATGATGGTGCGCAACGATGCTGTCTGTGTGCTGTTGTTTGACCCAGTAGCAAACAAAATACTGCTGATCGAGCAATTTCGCCCTGCGGTGATACGAAGCGAATCGCCATGGTTGCTAGAAGTGGTGGCGGGTATGGTTGAAGAGGGCGAAAGTGACGAAGTGGTGGCACGCCGAGAAGCGTTTGAAGAAGCGGGAGTCACCGTTAAACGCTTGGAATACATGTTTAAGTTTGTGCCGTCTCCCGGTGGATTGATGGAATACTTGCGTATGTACGTCGCAGAGTTCGATGCCAACCAAGTGGATCTGACTCAGTCTTATGGTTTGGATAATGAAAACGAAGACATCAAACTGCATTTGTTGGACGCTAACGACGCCGTTGAGTTACTCAAATACGACATTGAAAACGCCAGCACTATCATGGCATTACAGTGGTTTGCGCTGAATAAAGCCGATTTACTGGCGCGTTGGGGTTGCTGA
- the pseB gene encoding UDP-N-acetylglucosamine 4,6-dehydratase (inverting): protein MFNNKSILITGGTGSFGREYVKTLLANYQPKRLVIYSRDELKQYEMQQDFDAPCMRYFIGDVRDKDRMTQAMRDVDFVIHAAALKQVPAAEYNPMECIKTNIHGAENVIAAAIANNVEKVIALSTDKAAAPINLYGATKLASDKLFVAANNMVGQGRTRFSVVRYGNVVGSRGSVVPFFQKLVTDGAESIPITHPDMTRFWITLPMGVDFVLKNFQRMHGGEIFIPKIPSVRILDLAAAYAPHLPTKNVGIRPGEKLHEVMCPADDSYHTYEFKDHYVISPSIKFYQDDMDFGHSRLNEIGTLVEPGYEYQSGNNPHFLSIEEILTFDDAH from the coding sequence ATGTTCAACAACAAAAGTATCCTGATTACAGGCGGAACCGGTTCTTTTGGCCGCGAGTATGTCAAAACATTATTGGCCAACTACCAACCCAAGCGTCTGGTGATTTATTCTCGTGACGAGCTAAAACAATACGAAATGCAGCAAGATTTTGATGCCCCTTGTATGCGTTATTTTATTGGTGATGTACGCGACAAAGACCGCATGACGCAAGCCATGCGCGATGTGGATTTTGTCATTCATGCCGCTGCGTTAAAGCAGGTGCCCGCCGCGGAATACAACCCGATGGAATGCATCAAAACCAACATTCACGGAGCGGAAAATGTGATTGCGGCGGCCATTGCCAATAACGTCGAAAAAGTCATTGCTCTTTCCACCGACAAAGCCGCAGCACCAATCAATTTATATGGCGCCACTAAACTCGCTTCCGATAAACTGTTTGTGGCGGCCAACAACATGGTTGGCCAAGGTCGTACACGATTCTCTGTGGTGCGCTACGGCAATGTGGTCGGCTCTCGCGGCTCTGTGGTGCCGTTTTTCCAAAAACTCGTAACCGATGGTGCCGAGTCCATTCCCATCACCCACCCAGATATGACACGCTTTTGGATCACTTTGCCCATGGGCGTGGATTTTGTGTTAAAAAACTTCCAACGCATGCACGGTGGTGAGATTTTTATTCCCAAAATTCCGTCTGTACGAATTTTGGATTTGGCCGCGGCCTACGCGCCCCATTTGCCCACTAAAAACGTGGGCATTCGCCCTGGCGAAAAGCTCCATGAGGTCATGTGTCCTGCTGACGATTCTTATCACACCTATGAATTTAAAGACCATTATGTGATTTCGCCCAGTATTAAATTTTACCAAGATGATATGGATTTCGGTCACAGCCGATTAAATGAAATAGGAACGCTTGTGGAGCCAGGTTACGAATACCAATCGGGTAACAACCCGCACTTTTTGAGTATTGAAGAGATTTTAACCTTCGATGACGCACATTAA
- the parE gene encoding DNA topoisomerase IV subunit B, translating to MTRMSATEYNAGSIEVLSGLEPVQKRPGMYTDTTRPNHLGQEVIDNSVDEALAGHADRIEVILYKDGSLSVEDNGRGMPVDIHPEEGISGVELILTKLHAGGKFSGDNYQFSGGLHGVGVSVVNALSTSLEVWVRRNGIQYHIGFEHGFKTSELKEIGTVGKKNTGTKVKFTADTKYFDSPKFSLSRLKHLLKAKAVLCSGLHVVFIDQSGSTEVREEWFYQDGLKDYLASANEGFVLLPDEPFIGGLSEKTQGVDWAVQWLPEGGDLVTESYVNLIPTAQGGTHVNGLRTGLLEAMREFCDFHSLLPRGIKLAAEDVWDRCSYVLSAKLQEPQFSGQTKERLSSRQIVAFISATVKDAFSLWLNSHVEDGKKIADIVINSAQKRLRASKKVVRKKITQGPALPGKLADCSGQDTSRSELFLVEGDSAGGSAKQAREKDFQAILPLRGKILNTWEVDSNQVLASQEIHDMSVAIGVDPGDDDLSGLRYGKICILADADSDGLHIATLICALFVKHFPALVNNGHVFVAMPPLYRIDLGKEVYYALDDEEKDITLHKIAAENKRGTPNVQRFKGLGEMNPSQLRETTMAPDTRRLIQLTMEDKPNTDELLDKLLSKKRAGDRKHWLETYGNLAIVD from the coding sequence ATCACACGCATGTCGGCAACAGAATACAACGCGGGATCTATCGAAGTTCTCAGCGGTTTAGAACCGGTTCAAAAACGCCCGGGGATGTACACAGACACCACACGGCCAAACCACCTAGGGCAAGAAGTGATTGATAACTCGGTGGATGAAGCCCTCGCGGGTCATGCGGACCGCATCGAAGTCATTTTATACAAAGACGGCTCGTTGAGTGTGGAAGACAACGGCCGCGGTATGCCCGTCGACATTCATCCAGAAGAAGGCATTTCGGGGGTTGAGTTGATTTTGACCAAGCTCCACGCAGGCGGCAAATTTTCTGGCGATAACTACCAGTTTTCCGGTGGTTTGCACGGTGTGGGTGTGTCTGTGGTCAACGCCTTGTCGACGTCTTTAGAAGTGTGGGTGCGACGCAATGGCATTCAATATCACATAGGTTTTGAGCATGGCTTTAAAACGTCCGAATTAAAAGAAATCGGCACCGTTGGCAAAAAGAACACCGGCACCAAGGTGAAATTCACCGCCGACACCAAATATTTTGACAGCCCAAAATTCTCCTTGTCACGCCTGAAGCACTTGCTCAAAGCCAAAGCGGTATTGTGCTCTGGCTTGCACGTGGTCTTCATTGACCAAAGTGGCAGTACAGAAGTCCGCGAAGAATGGTTTTACCAAGATGGCTTAAAAGATTACTTGGCTTCAGCCAACGAAGGTTTTGTGCTCTTGCCTGATGAGCCATTTATTGGCGGTTTGAGTGAGAAAACCCAAGGCGTTGATTGGGCCGTGCAATGGTTGCCCGAAGGCGGCGATTTGGTTACGGAAAGTTACGTTAACCTGATCCCCACGGCGCAAGGCGGCACCCATGTGAATGGTCTGCGTACCGGCTTATTAGAAGCGATGCGAGAGTTTTGCGACTTTCATAGCTTGTTGCCCCGTGGCATTAAATTGGCCGCAGAAGATGTGTGGGATCGGTGCAGTTATGTGTTGTCGGCGAAACTTCAAGAGCCTCAGTTTTCGGGGCAAACCAAAGAACGTTTGTCGTCGCGTCAAATCGTGGCGTTTATTTCAGCGACCGTAAAAGACGCCTTTAGCTTGTGGCTAAACTCCCATGTGGAAGACGGCAAAAAGATTGCGGATATTGTGATCAATAGCGCGCAAAAACGTCTGCGTGCGAGCAAAAAAGTTGTACGTAAAAAAATCACCCAAGGCCCGGCTTTACCGGGGAAATTAGCCGATTGTTCTGGACAAGATACTTCTCGAAGCGAATTGTTTTTAGTCGAAGGTGACTCGGCGGGAGGCTCGGCTAAGCAAGCCCGTGAAAAAGACTTTCAAGCCATTTTGCCATTGCGCGGTAAGATCTTGAACACATGGGAAGTGGATTCAAACCAAGTGCTGGCGTCGCAAGAAATACACGACATGTCCGTTGCAATTGGCGTGGACCCTGGCGACGATGATTTAAGCGGTTTGCGTTATGGCAAAATTTGTATATTAGCCGATGCGGATTCCGATGGTTTGCACATCGCCACCTTGATCTGTGCCTTGTTTGTGAAGCATTTTCCGGCTTTGGTGAATAATGGGCATGTATTCGTGGCGATGCCACCCTTGTATCGAATCGACTTGGGCAAAGAAGTCTACTACGCCCTAGACGACGAGGAAAAAGACATCACTCTGCACAAAATTGCCGCTGAAAACAAACGCGGTACTCCCAATGTACAGCGCTTTAAGGGTTTGGGCGAAATGAACCCATCTCAGCTGCGCGAAACCACCATGGCACCGGATACACGTCGCTTAATTCAGCTCACCATGGAAGACAAACCAAACACCGACGAATTACTCGACAAACTACTGTCGAAGAAGCGCGCCGGCGACCGCAAACATTGGCTAGAAACCTATGGCAACTTAGCGATTGTGGATTAA
- a CDS encoding DUF1249 domain-containing protein gives MADTSYSLKKNRQYVPNLVSLQQLGELNYRRMNKLIRGQEEMSAWCFSVHTSGDQESRLRLTLGKESRFTSEITLEFGPEMQQKLLFKTTLLMTVRLYHDVGIAEITDGHRQYSGVYPYPNDAMLHRDEKFRLNQQLADLLELCLKHGHRLNHVISFEFT, from the coding sequence ATGGCCGATACTTCCTATTCGTTGAAAAAAAACCGTCAATACGTACCGAATTTGGTCAGTTTACAGCAACTGGGCGAGCTGAATTATCGTCGCATGAACAAGCTCATCCGTGGTCAAGAAGAAATGAGCGCCTGGTGTTTTTCCGTTCATACATCGGGCGATCAAGAAAGTCGTTTGCGGTTGACCTTAGGCAAAGAAAGCCGCTTCACATCGGAAATCACCTTAGAGTTCGGCCCAGAAATGCAGCAAAAATTGCTGTTTAAAACCACCTTGTTAATGACAGTTCGTTTGTACCACGATGTGGGCATCGCAGAAATCACCGATGGACACCGCCAATACAGCGGCGTGTACCCTTATCCTAACGACGCCATGCTACACCGGGACGAGAAATTTCGCTTGAATCAGCAACTGGCTGATTTATTGGAATTGTGTTTAAAGCACGGTCATCGGTTGAATCATGTGATCTCTTTTGAGTTTACGTAA
- a CDS encoding YqiA/YcfP family alpha/beta fold hydrolase, whose amino-acid sequence MPVLLYIHWFNSSDRSHKATVLMDAAAKMGQPNAVLSPCLSWQPAKAIAQLEAMIEKNLSQGVTLIGSSLGGFYAAFLAEKYHLNTVLVNPAVQAPTLLTRHLGHQQNPYTNEAYELTGAHMLELENLVIAQPTPKRYWLMVQEGDEVLDYRAALTAFPQVARLTQEAGGDHRFVDFERFTGDILRFAQIITD is encoded by the coding sequence ATGCCAGTACTGCTCTATATTCACTGGTTTAACAGTTCAGATCGGTCTCATAAAGCGACGGTGCTGATGGACGCGGCGGCGAAAATGGGGCAACCCAATGCCGTGCTTTCGCCGTGTTTGTCGTGGCAGCCAGCCAAAGCCATTGCTCAGCTTGAAGCCATGATAGAAAAGAATTTGTCTCAAGGGGTGACCTTGATAGGCAGCTCGCTGGGCGGCTTCTACGCGGCTTTTTTGGCGGAAAAGTACCACCTAAATACCGTGCTAGTGAACCCTGCGGTGCAAGCACCTACGCTGTTAACGCGACACTTAGGGCACCAACAAAACCCTTACACCAACGAAGCATACGAATTGACTGGGGCACACATGTTGGAACTGGAAAACTTGGTGATTGCCCAGCCCACGCCAAAACGTTATTGGCTCATGGTTCAAGAAGGCGACGAGGTATTAGATTATCGCGCGGCGTTAACTGCGTTCCCCCAAGTTGCACGGCTCACACAAGAAGCCGGCGGCGATCACAGATTCGTCGATTTTGAGCGTTTTACGGGTGATATTTTACGCTTTGCCCAAATAATCACCGACTAA
- a CDS encoding UPF0149 family protein yields the protein MSQEKDDDVISEEVLYEKIDHYLLTFGTDRSLMCVSELDGFLTALGCSMQELEPDVWLNAIWGADEDQPVWESTEQEDEFLSLVLIMYMETMNSLLFGDFYPVYLEQEVDGVYSLLVEEWCVGFVRGAKLIGMGIGGDRAFFDDVLAPVRLFGTEAGWEKLETMVDAEVSFWRDNLEPSILRLVTHYHPEIKAGIKDTQTRTLH from the coding sequence ATGTCTCAAGAAAAAGATGACGATGTCATCAGCGAAGAAGTACTTTATGAAAAAATAGACCATTATTTACTGACGTTCGGCACAGATCGTTCACTCATGTGTGTGTCCGAACTGGATGGTTTTTTAACCGCGCTAGGGTGTTCCATGCAAGAGCTTGAGCCCGATGTTTGGCTGAATGCCATCTGGGGTGCAGATGAAGACCAGCCTGTGTGGGAATCCACCGAACAAGAAGACGAGTTTTTGAGCTTGGTGTTGATCATGTACATGGAAACCATGAACAGCTTGCTGTTTGGCGATTTTTACCCGGTGTACTTAGAACAAGAAGTCGATGGCGTATACAGTTTGCTGGTGGAAGAGTGGTGTGTGGGTTTTGTGCGAGGCGCTAAGTTAATCGGCATGGGAATCGGCGGTGATCGGGCCTTTTTTGATGATGTATTGGCCCCTGTGCGTTTATTTGGCACCGAAGCCGGCTGGGAAAAGCTCGAGACCATGGTCGACGCGGAAGTCTCGTTTTGGCGAGACAATTTAGAACCGTCGATTTTGCGATTGGTAACGCATTATCACCCAGAAATTAAAGCTGGCATAAAAGACACTCAAACTCGCACATTGCATTGA